TTTAACGGAAGGGGTTCCACATCGTTATTTTATAAAAGGACGCCCAGGGTCTGGGAAATCGACAATGCTAAAAAAATTAGCAAAAGCAGCAGAGGAAAAAGGTTTTGAGGCTGAAGTGTATCATTGTGGATTTGATCCAAATAGTCTTGATATGATTATTGTAAGAGAGTTAGGGTTTGCAATTTTTGATAGTACAGCACCACATGAGTATTTTCCAAGCCGTGAGGGCGATGAGATTATTGATATGTATGATCTCATTGTTACCCCAGGAACTGATGAGAAATATGCTAAGGAGATTCGCGATGTTTCAATTCAGTATAAAACAAAAATGAATGAGGCAATGTCTTTCTTAGCAAAGGCAAAATCTGTTCGAGATAAGTTAGAGAGAGTATATATTGCAGCTATGGATTTTTCAAAAGTGGATGAGTATAAAGAGGAAATACAAAAAGAATTTGAGCGGATTGCAGCTGTCGTTACTGAGAAGCAAAAGTAGGCGGATTTTAGGCTGTCAGGAAAGTCCTGACAGCTGTTTTGGAATGTAGTAAAGTTAATATGTAATTGTCGAATTTCCAGGGAAATGATCAAAAAATGGGGATGATATGTGTGAGAGAAAAAATTCAATTGGAACTAGAAAGAATCGAGAAAGAGAATGATGTGAAAATATTATTTGCAGTGGAATCAGGAAGCCGAGCGTGGGGATTTCCGTCGAAAGATAGTGATTATGATGTGAGGTTTGTCTACATTCGTCCGTTAGAATGGTATTTATCAATTCAGGATAAACGAGATGTAATTGAATACCCAATTAGTGATGATTTAGATATAAGTGGCTGGGATATAAAAAAAGCGTTGCAGCTATTTGCGAAATCGAATCCAGCGTTATTAGAATGGATTCGCTCTCCAATTTTCTATTCAAAAAACTCGAATTTACCAGAACGATTACATAAAATGAGTGAAAATGATTTTGATTCGAAAGCAACAATATATCATTACTTACATATGGCTTCAAAAAACTATCGAGAATTTTTACAAGGTGAAAGTGTAAAGCTAAAAAAATATTTCTACGTATTACGTCCTATTTTAGGGTGCAAATGGTTAGAAGAGAAAGGGACATTGCCACCTGTAGAATTTGAAAGACTTATTACGGAATTATCAATAGAGCGCAAATTATTGGATGAAATTGAGATGTTATTAGAAAAGAAAAAGGTGGGAGTTGAATTAGATGCTGGCCCGCAAATTAAAGTATTAAATGAATTTTTAGAGGAACAGATTACTTATTATCAGCAATACGTAAAAGGTATTGAAAACGGAGTCGGAATAGAAGTCGAGAAGCTAAATACTTTATTTCGGGACATGTTATTTGAAGGATATAAAAAAGAGCACAATTAATGAAGTGACCCCTAAAAGTTAGACACGGTTATTTCATTAGGCAGCTTGATAAAAGTGAGTCCGGTATTGTACCGGGCTCATTTTTAATTTTGCCTTAATCCGTTTCGTATTATAATAATCTATATATTTTTCTAATTCTATTTTAAAGTGCTCTACATTTTCAAATTCTTTTATGTAGAGGAACTCCGACTTCATAATCCCAAAGAAATTTTCTATTACTGCGTTGTCGTAACAGTTGCCTTTTCGAGACATACTCTGGACGATAGCTCTTGATTCAAGAGTACGGACGTACTGTCTCATTTGATAATGCCATCCTTGATCCGAATGCATCAGTAGCTGGTGGGTTTCAGGTAAACGTTCCAATGCTTTCTCTAACATGTCTGAAACAAGCGAATACGTCGGTCTAGAACCAATTGTATAGGTAATAATTTCACCATTATACAAATCTAATACAGGTGATACATACAGTTTTTCTCCAAACAATTTAAACTCTGTGATGTCTGTTACCCACTTTTGATTCGGTGCATCTGTATGAAAATTACGCTCTAAAATATTCGGTGCAATTCTACCGACTTTCCTTTATAGGATTTATATTTCTTCATACGCACAACACACTTTAACCCAAGCTCTTTCATAATACGCTGAACCTTCTTGTGGTTCACTTTCTGGCCACGATTCGTTAATTCATCACGAATGCGACGGTAACCATAACGACCTTCATTTTCCTCATAAATCGCTTTAATCTCAGCTTTCAAATCGGCATCTACATCTGGACGATTCATTTTCTTTACTAAATCATAATACGTGCTTCGAGGAATAGTAGCTAGCTCCACGAGTGCCTTCACCGAATATTTATGCCTTAATTCATAGACTACTTGCGCTTTGTCTTGTTTTGTGATTTTTCCTTGTTTTGAACTAAGGCATTTAACTTTTTAAGTACTCATTTTCCATCTCAAGCTGTTTAATGCGTGCTTCAAGTGCTTCGACTGACCCTTCAGCTAAAGGTTGTTTTAATTGTTTATTTGAATCTTTTTTCATGGATGGACGCCCCTTTTTCTTAGATTGAAGGGCATCAATTCCTTGTGTTTCGAGCTGTTTTTTCCAAACAGAAATCGTTGAAAGGGCAGGAATATTAAAGATAGCTGCCGTCTCAAATAAGGACATACCGTTTTCAATCATAAAGTTTAGTACGTCTAGTTTAAATTGTTGTGTGTAATTTGTACATCGTTTTAGAAAAGCTTCCAGACCATTCTGTTTATATTGGTTTACCCAATTCAAAATGATTGTGTCACTTATACCGAGCGATCTACCCATTTCTCGATAACTTTCATTTCCGTTCAAATAACGTAGAACGATTTGTATTTTTTCATCAGCTGTAAATTTAGCCATAGAAAAACTGCACCTCCAATTGTTAGACTGTGTCTAACAATTGGGGTGCAGTTCATTAAGTTTGTGCTCTTTTTGTATAAATTAATTTGCATCGTTTATCCCGCAGTAACTGCCCGTAAAAGCCCGATTGGTGTGGGCTAATAATCGGCGGGGGATGGCCCCCCCACTTATTAAAGTTTCACTTTATAGGAATAAAGAAAACGGCGATAGCTGCAATCAGTCCCGCGAGTGCAAATAAGTAAAAGTTCCATACTAGGTCATACTGCATCGTCATTAAAATGCCGATGAGAATTGGACCAGCGATTGCACCAATTCGCCCAAGACCGAGTCCCCAGCCTAAAGAGGTAGCGCGGATATGTGATGGGAAGTATTGGGTTACATAGGCATTTAATATTTGAGTAATGCCAACTGAGCCAATTCCAGCAAGCCCAATTAAAAGGTAAATAATTGTAACGGATGGTTTGATTGTTAATAGCCCAATACAAATGGCGGCCATCAGGTAAGAAACGCTAATAACGATTTTCGCTCCAATACGATCGGCAATCACACCTGCAAATAATGCACCGATAGCAGCTGTAATGTTAAGCATAAGTAAAAATGATAAACTAGAACCCAATGGATAACCTGCTTGACGCATCATTTGTGGTAACCACGTATTTAAACCGTATATAAGAAACATTCCCATTATGTAAGTAGTCCAAAAAAGTAAAGTGGCCATGACGTATTTCTTCGAGAATAATGTAAGAAATCCATGTTGCTTTTGTAAATTAGGTGATGTAAGAGGAAGTTCCTGCTGTATATGTAATTCGATTTGAAAGCGCTCGCTAATTTGTTTCGCTTCTTCTTGCCGGTTACGAGATAGTAAAAACTGAATGGATTCTGGTAAGTAACGTATGATAAAAGGAACGAAGAGGAGTGGAATCATTCCAATTCCGAACATAACTCGCCAGCCGAAGTTTTCTAACATAAACATAGATAAAATAGCCCCTAATACGATACCTAAAGGATAACCAGTAAACATAAGTGCATAAATAAAAGATTGGCGTTTTTCGGGTGAATATTCAACGGTAAGTGCTGAAGCTGTTGGAATGACACCGCCTAATCCAATTCCTCCAATAAACCGAAATAGCCCGAATAATTGTGGGGAAGGAGCGATTGCAGCTAAACCCATTGTGATAGAAAAAAGAGCTAAACAGCATACGAGTGTCCATTTTCGGCCAATTAAATCTGTAATGGTTCCGACAAAAATAGCTCCAATGAACATCCCAAACAAAGCATAGCTAGCAATCGTTCCAGCTTGAGCAGGTGATAATGCCCAGCTTTTGTCCTCTAAAAGTGTTGGTAAAACAGCGCCGTAAATACCTAAATCGTAGCCATCAGCTAAAATAGCTAACCAGCAAATAACAACGACAAGTTTCGTAACAGAGCTTGAAAGAATAGTTTTTGTAGATTCTAGATGAGGTGGAGAAGATGTTTGCATAGTAGGCACCTCTTTTTCTTAGATTCATATAGTATTTTGTTGAATGGTAAGGTTTTCCTGCTATTGTCGAATTTTCTCCAACATTCACATGTGGTAAATGTTGTGCAAGATAAAGAAATTCAGTGGAGTGAATTCCACTGAATTTCTTTCATGTTATTATTCACTGTCAACCCGTTTTAACGGCTTATCTGCTGGGCCTTCAATAATAGCGCCATCAATTGAAAAACGTGATCCGTGACAAGGACAATCCCATGTGCAATCACCATTATTCCATTCCACTTCACAGCCGAGGTGTGTACAAGTCGTATCGACGATGTGTAATTTCCCTTCCTCATCTTTATAAGCACCTGCACGTTTACCATGGACGCGTACAACAGCACCTTCGCCAATTTCAAGATCTTCTGGTTTACGTAAGGCAACTTCAATTTTCCCCTCAATTAAATGCTTTGCAACATCAATGTTTTGGGAGAGAAAGGTTTTTATATCTGGATTGGCGTGGAAACGCGATGGTGCGAATAGCTCTTTATAAGGGCTTTGTATTTTTGAAATGGAGTTTTTTAGCAAATGGGCTGCGACAGTTCCAGTTGTCATGCCCCATTTACGGTATCCTGTTGCAACGAATATATTCGGATTATTTTCGTTAATATGTCCAATGTAAGGGAGTTTATCTAATGTAATTAAGTCTTGTGCAGACCATCTATAGGGAATTTCATCTATTCCAAATGTACCTTCAGCAAAGGAATGTAGTGCTTCGTAGTGAAGCATCGTATTAATGCCTTGTCCTGTTTTATGACTTTCTCCACCAATTAGAATGAGTTTTTCTCCATTTATTGTTGCATAGCGTAAGGAACGTTTCGGATCGTCGATACTTAAATACATACCTCCTGGATAATTTGTTTTCGCCTTCACAGCAAGTACATAAGAACGTTCTGCATACATTCTTGCAAAGAAAAAGCTATTTGCGTCATAAAAAGGGAAATGGGAACAGGAGACGACATATCCACACGTGATACGCTGACCGTTTTTTGTAATTACTTGTGGATAAAAGCCTTTTTCAACATCAATAGCTGTTGTTTGTTCATAAATAATTCCGCCCATCTCGATAAAATTTTCCACAAGTGTTTTTAAATAAAGAAGGGGGTGGAATTGTGCTTGGTTTTTCATAACGAGTGCCGATTGGATTGGAATAGGGATGGATAGAGATTGAACGTAGTCACAAGGAATATTTAATTTTTGATACGCTTCGTATTCTTTTGTTAAACTTCGTAATCCGTTAGTAGTAGTTGTATATAAATAAGAATCTTCATTTGTGAAGTCACAGTCAATCTCATATTTTTGCACAGTGTCTTTAATAAATTGTAGAGCGTTGTCATTTGCTTCATAATACAAATGAGCTTTTTCGATACCAAAATGATTGATCAATTCATCGTAAATAAGATCGTGTTGTGCAGTTACTTTTGCGGTTGTATGCCCAGTCGTTCCATTTAAAATACGCCCAGAATCAATTAAAACAACTTTCATTCCTTCTTTAGCAAGTAAATAAGCAGTTGTAATACCTGTAATACCAGCGCCGATAATTACGACTTCTGTTTTTATATTTTCAGATAGGTGTGGAAAAGTAGAGAGTGTGGCAGATTCAATCCAATAAGGTGATGGGAATTTGGGATACGTATTATTCGTCATCTTAGAGCCCTCCTAGTTTAGAACAATTTTCCTTTTAATATTTCCATATTATATGAATTTCATGTGAGCAATGTTAGAAGCCTTCTATTTTTATGAAAGCAAGAGAGGGATAGCGAGATACTATTTTAATATAATTATTTAAACGGATTTGTATGAAGAGGTATGTCTTGTGTAAAACTAAATTTAGTTAAAAGTATTTGTGATTTGTATAGATAAGTCTAGCTAAAGAAAGGGCTTTTAGCATGTGGGTATATTTATATATATAACGGATAAAACCTTATAAAACCTAGGATGTTCCTTTAGTGAAATAAAGTATAATTATAAAATTATAACCGCATTTTATTACTAGGTCATAAAAGTTGTTGACAATACAGAAAGTCTATTGTTATGATTCATCATGTGGAAAGGTTGATAAAGAGTAAAAAGAGAAATGTTTTTCATTGATAATAAAAGCGATAATAAGTGACGATAGAGTGAGTATATTTTCCTTATAATAAAGGCTTTTTGGATCACCTAGTAATATCAATCTGGAAGCAAGAATTGATATATGCAAGTTGCGTAAGCGCGGCATAAGAAAGGGGCAAAAGGATGAAGGAGCTTCATACGTTTGGGTGGTATGCAGCGCGTGTATCACCACACTTGCCAAAAAAAGCATTTAAACCAGTTCCTACTCGTTTATTTGGTGGACTGGCTTATTTACTGGTGGCACTAGCGGGGTTAATAACGATTGGTGTATTTGAATTGAATGTGTGGGCAAATCTAGGGATTGCGATTGTTCTTGGATTATGTTTTGCTTCACTTGGATTTTTAGGACATGAAATTTTGCATGGAACAGTTGTAAGAAAGGCATGGCTTCGTGATTTTCTAGGAGCAATTGCGTTTATGCCATTGTCAACAGGGCCAAAACTTTGGAGAAAGTGGCATAATGCAACGCATCATGTTCATACACAGCATGAAGAAAATGATCCAGACGCTTGGCCGACACTTGAGAAACTTAAAAAGAGTAAGTTTTTAAGTTGGGTGTATCACATGCCTCTTCATGTACGTTCGTTCTTTAGTTTTCTTTCATTAACAATTCAATTTACATTGCATTCAACTCGAATGTTCTTTCATTTTATAAAAGAATTTAAGTCATCAAATCAAAAATCTGTATGGCTGCAACTTCTTTTGCCATGGACAGTTTGGATTAGCTTATTATTTATTATGGGACCTGCAAAGTGGTTGTTTGCATATGTAATTCCATTATTAATTGCAAACTTTATTGTAATGGCGTATATTGCAACAAACCATCGATTAAACCCGATTGTTCCTGTAAATGATCCATTAGCAAACTGTTTATCAGTAACAGTGCCGCGCTGGATTGACGTTTTGCATTTCAATTTCTCATATCATACGGAACATCATTTGTTCCCTGCTATGAGTTCA
The DNA window shown above is from Bacillus clarus and carries:
- a CDS encoding nucleotidyltransferase domain-containing protein, which gives rise to MREKIQLELERIEKENDVKILFAVESGSRAWGFPSKDSDYDVRFVYIRPLEWYLSIQDKRDVIEYPISDDLDISGWDIKKALQLFAKSNPALLEWIRSPIFYSKNSNLPERLHKMSENDFDSKATIYHYLHMASKNYREFLQGESVKLKKYFYVLRPILGCKWLEEKGTLPPVEFERLITELSIERKLLDEIEMLLEKKKVGVELDAGPQIKVLNEFLEEQITYYQQYVKGIENGVGIEVEKLNTLFRDMLFEGYKKEHN
- a CDS encoding MFS transporter, translating into MQTSSPPHLESTKTILSSSVTKLVVVICWLAILADGYDLGIYGAVLPTLLEDKSWALSPAQAGTIASYALFGMFIGAIFVGTITDLIGRKWTLVCCLALFSITMGLAAIAPSPQLFGLFRFIGGIGLGGVIPTASALTVEYSPEKRQSFIYALMFTGYPLGIVLGAILSMFMLENFGWRVMFGIGMIPLLFVPFIIRYLPESIQFLLSRNRQEEAKQISERFQIELHIQQELPLTSPNLQKQHGFLTLFSKKYVMATLLFWTTYIMGMFLIYGLNTWLPQMMRQAGYPLGSSLSFLLMLNITAAIGALFAGVIADRIGAKIVISVSYLMAAICIGLLTIKPSVTIIYLLIGLAGIGSVGITQILNAYVTQYFPSHIRATSLGWGLGLGRIGAIAGPILIGILMTMQYDLVWNFYLFALAGLIAAIAVFFIPIK
- a CDS encoding FAD-dependent oxidoreductase, with the protein product MTNNTYPKFPSPYWIESATLSTFPHLSENIKTEVVIIGAGITGITTAYLLAKEGMKVVLIDSGRILNGTTGHTTAKVTAQHDLIYDELINHFGIEKAHLYYEANDNALQFIKDTVQKYEIDCDFTNEDSYLYTTTTNGLRSLTKEYEAYQKLNIPCDYVQSLSIPIPIQSALVMKNQAQFHPLLYLKTLVENFIEMGGIIYEQTTAIDVEKGFYPQVITKNGQRITCGYVVSCSHFPFYDANSFFFARMYAERSYVLAVKAKTNYPGGMYLSIDDPKRSLRYATINGEKLILIGGESHKTGQGINTMLHYEALHSFAEGTFGIDEIPYRWSAQDLITLDKLPYIGHINENNPNIFVATGYRKWGMTTGTVAAHLLKNSISKIQSPYKELFAPSRFHANPDIKTFLSQNIDVAKHLIEGKIEVALRKPEDLEIGEGAVVRVHGKRAGAYKDEEGKLHIVDTTCTHLGCEVEWNNGDCTWDCPCHGSRFSIDGAIIEGPADKPLKRVDSE
- a CDS encoding fatty acid desaturase family protein; the encoded protein is MKELHTFGWYAARVSPHLPKKAFKPVPTRLFGGLAYLLVALAGLITIGVFELNVWANLGIAIVLGLCFASLGFLGHEILHGTVVRKAWLRDFLGAIAFMPLSTGPKLWRKWHNATHHVHTQHEENDPDAWPTLEKLKKSKFLSWVYHMPLHVRSFFSFLSLTIQFTLHSTRMFFHFIKEFKSSNQKSVWLQLLLPWTVWISLLFIMGPAKWLFAYVIPLLIANFIVMAYIATNHRLNPIVPVNDPLANCLSVTVPRWIDVLHFNFSYHTEHHLFPAMSSKYYPLVKEKIKEMWPERYHEMPMTKALAALWNTPRVYYQGSELIDPHKEHFYGSLGNGLDPHNISYREEHIEEKEAIKQVNQ